The following are from one region of the Sorghum bicolor cultivar BTx623 chromosome 2, Sorghum_bicolor_NCBIv3, whole genome shotgun sequence genome:
- the LOC110432931 gene encoding uncharacterized protein LOC110432931, with protein sequence MMGENQGIEQVLGKLVELLTAKKDEVSSSSREIVVHAEPVQKIELMPNDVKLEGIKNYLAWSRRALRLLKAKKLEGFVIGESSEPSDKSSPEWSTWDATNSLVAAWMLSSMTPVIANTVDTIVSAKEIWKALEKMYSGVGNVMLMVEIEDRLHDLKQGERSVMEYVAELKSLWADADHYKPIELPHSECVTWVKKWIEEKRVIHFLRGLNPEFEARRSAIFHQPTLPSLDEAIAAISQEEYRLKVMRETATSPSPASLPRPIFAATEMKENRKCFNCGDTGHLSRDCPKPLRPNNGRGRGTRGALRGGRGYGGRGGYRANVVGIEEELSRAAASSVKAEEPKQWKEKVPTSSMKDEEPRQWKDKVESSRDKDQVNYVGDFVNFAYIDEGKEDREESWDCNQA encoded by the exons ATGATGGGGGAAAATCAAGGAATTGAGCAAGTGCTTGGAAAATTGGTAGAACTACTTACTGCAAAGAAGGATGAGGTCTCATCTTCAAGCAGAGAAATTGTTGTTCATGCTGAACCTGTCCAAAAGATAGAGTTGATGCCAAATGATGTCAAATTAGAGGGCATAAAAAATTACTTGGCTTGGTCTAGAAGGGCACTTCGGTTGTTGAAAGCAAAAAAACTTGAAGGCTTCGTCATTGGGGAATCATCTGAGCCATCAGATAAGTCAAGTCCTGAATGGAGCACATGGGATGCTACCAACTCTCTGGTAGCAGCGTGGATGTTGAGTTCTATGACTCCGGTCATTGCAAACACAGTAGATACAATTGTGAGTGCAAAAGAGATATGGAAAGCTTTGGAAAAGATGTATTCAGGTGTTGGAAATGTGATGCTGATGGTTGAAATAGAAGACAGACTCCATGATCTCAAACAGGGGGAGCGGTCGGTGATGGAATATGTTGCTGAGTTGAAGAGTTTGTGGGCTGATGCAGATCATTATAAACCTATCGAGTTGCCACACTCAGAGTGTGTGACATGGGTGAAGAAGTGGATAGAAGAAAAGAGAGTCATTCATTTCTTAAGGGGGCTGAACCCAGAGTTTGAGGCAAGGCGTTCTGCTATTTTTCATCAACCGACTCTTCCTAGCCTAGATGAGGCCATAGCTGCTATTTCACAAGAGGAGTATAGACTAAAGGTGATGAGGGAGACTGCTACATCACCATCTCCTGCATCCTTACCTCGTCCAATTTTTGCAGCAACAGAAATGAAAGAAAATAGAAAGTGTTTCAATTGTGGTGACACTGGACACTTGAGTCGTGATTGTCCTAAGCCACTCAGGCCCAACAATGGTAGAGGAAGAGGTACCAGAGGTGCTCTTAGGGGTGGTAGAGGCTATGGAGGAAGAGGTGGCTATAGGGCCAACGTAGTGGGTATAGAAGAGGAGCTTTCTAGAGCAGCAGCTTCATCGGTGAAAGCTGAAGAACCCAAACAATGGAAAGAAAAAGTTCCAACTTCATCAATGAAAGACGAAGAACCCAGACAATGGAAAGATAAAGTTGAGAGCTCAAGAGATAAAGATCAAGTTAATTATGTTGGTGACTTCGTCAACTTTGCCTACATAGATGAAG GAAAGGAGGACAGGGAGGAATCTTGGGACTGCAACCAGGCATAG